The Lycium barbarum isolate Lr01 chromosome 11, ASM1917538v2, whole genome shotgun sequence genome contains the following window.
GGCTATTGCTGAATTGGCCTATGGAGCCATGCTTGACAATGGAAACTTTGTGTTAGCAACCAGCAGTTCAGCCACTGCATGGCAGAGTTTTAATAAGCCAACCGATACGATTTTGCGTGGTCAAGTACTTAATCTAGATAACAGTCTTGTTTCAAGCTTCTCTGACACGAATTCATCGATTGGGAGGTTCAAGTTCATACTTCAAACTGATGGAAATCTGGTGCTTTACAAGGTCAATTACCCAGCAGTTGATGTAACAGATGCATATTGGGTAACCTCGTCAGTTGGCAGTGGTTACCAGGTGATCTTCAACCAATCCGGCTATATTTTTCTTCAAGCCAAGAATGGAACTCTGTTAAATTCGATATTTTCCAATGGGGAAAACCCAGGAACCCAATCAATGTATCATCGAGCGATTCTTGAATATGATGGAGTATTTAGGCACTACGTCTATCCGAAAACTTCTAGTGGGATGCAGATGGAATGGTCTACTTTGTATTACGTTCCTGAAAACATCTGTCTGGCTATCAGCCAAGATATAGGAGGAGGGGCCTGTGGTTTCAACAGCCTTTGCTCAGTGGTTGACCGGAGGCCAAGATGTGATTGTCCACTCGGATATATGTTGAATGATCCGAACGACAAATTAGGCAGCTGCAGACGAAATTTCTCTGAGCAAGACTGTAACCGTGAATCGATAGAAGTCGAGGCTTTCACTTTCCAAGAAATAAACAACACTAACTGGCCTGACTCTGATTATGAGTCTTACGGGGGGGTTTCTGAGGATTGGTGCAAACAAAATTGTTTGAGTGATTGTTTTTGTGTTGTTGCCATTTACAGTGGCAATAACATTTGTTGGAAGAAAAGGTATCCACTTTCAAATGGGAGGAAAGATCCAACAGTTGTAGGGAAGGCTTTGATAAAAATAAGGAAAGACAACTCCACAATGGGATCATCAActtgccaaaaaagaaaaaagaaaaatcaatcgACTCTAGTAATTTCTGGTTCTGTGTTGTTGGCCAGTTCAATTTTCATGAACTTAATCGCCCTTCTGTACGTTTTTAAGTTTAAAGGGAAAAAGCCAAAGAAGATTGTGGTTGTTCCATGAGTGAACTTAAGAAGTTTTAGCTACAATGAGCTAGAAGAAGCTACAAATGGATTCAAGGAAGTATTAGGAACTGGGGCCTTCTCAACAGTTTACAAAGCGGTTCTTGATGACGAAAATGGGAAAGTTGTTGCTGTACAAAAACTAAACAAAATGGTAACAAAAGGAGAAGAAGAATTCGTAGCTGAAGTGAATTCAATCAACAGGACTAATCACAAGAACTTGGTCCAACTCCTTGGATTCTGCAACGAAGGCCAACACCGCCTTTTAGTATATGAATACATGAAAACCGGCTCAATAGAACACTTGCTATTCAAAGATTCCAGGCTTAGCTGGTCCAAATGGGTACAAGTTGCTATTGACACTGCCAAAGGACTTGGCTATTTGCATGAAGAGTGCAGTACCCAAATTATACATTGTGACATCAAACCCCAAAATGTGCTTTTGGATGAAAGTTTGACAGCAAAAATAGCATATTTTGGTATGGCCAAGCTTCTGAGAAAAAATCAAACTCGAACAACCACTAGGATACGTGGAACGAGAGGGTATGTAGCCCCAGAGTGGTTCAAAAAAGTGCCTATAAATGTGAAGGTGGATGTGTACAGCTTCGGGGTCTTGCTCTTAGAGTTGATTTGCTGCAGAAAAAATTATGAGCAGGAGGTGGAAAATGAGAACGAAATTATACTAGTGGAGTGGGCTCTTGATTGCTATAAAAGAAACGAATTGCATCTACTTGTGGATAATGATGAAGAGGCATTAGTAGATATCAAGAGGTTTGAGAAGTTCTTGATGGTTGCTATTTGGTGCATTCAAGAAATTCCAGCATTAAGGCCTAGCATGAATAAAGTCATACTAATGCTTGAAGGTTCTGTTGAGGTGTCAATTCCTCCAGACCCTTTTTCCTTTATCAATTTTGTATAGCTCAACCATGTTTTTCCTTATTCTTCTGTTTGCACCTAAAGAGTAGCAATAACCTGTGTACTCAATgtacctttaaaaaaaaaaaaaaaaaaaaaagtgtactcAAAGTCAATTTTGTATCTGTATATTCAGTGCAATATGCTTCTTGAAAGggtaaagggtcaaaaatacccctccactttggaaaaagggctaaaaatatcctccgaacttattttggatcaaaaatacccctcctgtccttaaagttttcaaatatacccctgtcttgacggaaattatccccTCACATAAcccaaaatcattttttaaacccgctccatcatttaaacccgactcAAATAAATAATAACCTATAAGATCCCCTTATTCTCCCAACACGTAGGTATGAAGTTTGAGGGAATAAGaggatcttatgggttattatttagttgggtcagGTTTAAATGATAgagagcgggtttaaaaaattATTTCGGGTTATTTTGAGGGATAATTTTCGCCAAGacgggggtatatttgaaaactttaaggataggaggggtatttttgacacAAAATAAATtcagaggatatttttagcctttttccaaagtagaggggtatttttgaccctttagTACCTTCTACTTTGGTCAACCCATCCCCtaataaatctatatataatataaagctaggcaatagaaagatgatgtggcacctctctatggcctagaaacacaattatctttttttctcctttttcttatTTGTTTTGCTTTTTATCCTATCCTTTTATGTATTTTATTGTAACAACAATAAATTGCTCAATAATTAATACTCCACTCTTCTTATTCATGGAGAAATTTATTATTTACTTGCAAGTTACTACGTACATTATGCATAAGTAGCTATTATTGTTCCAACGTTGAATTCCTTATTTATGGAGGAAAAAGAATCCGAAAAGTCTCTCGCAATTCAGATTATAATGAATTTATTAATTAACTTAAAAATAGTTGTTACTACTTTCTAATCTTTTCTATTCTGACTTGGAGAACGTGAATCATATATTTATATCTAAAGTTGATCATAGCTAACTTGATCATCAATTCTTTTTGGCATTTTCTCTAATTTTGTTGTTTTCTGTGTGTGAAAATAATGTTTGATACATAAGTAGGCTAAATAGTGACTCTTtgtcttctttatttatttcaCTTATGTAGGTTACTTAGGTGAAGAAACTAACCGGTTACCCTCCTTTATTATATTAATTCATACACGTTTATTTAGGACATTAAAAGTAATTAGTAGTAGAGAATGTATAAAAGAGAAAACAATATATTCATACTTCCAGTTGGGAGTCTGCAACGTTAGGAAGACATTTTGTAAGCATTTCTTTGgttattttttcttctttaacTGTTTCCTGTAtcttttcttattctttgttaattGATTTGATTAAATCAAAATACAATGGTTAGAAATTATTACAAAAGTCATGAAGAAAAAAATTTAGTACTTAAGAAAACGGGTCAATAAACTACTGTGAATATGATTCAGCTTTTTTTTTCATTCTCATtgttatatttatatatgtgttaATGTATAAGGAAATGAAGTCATAGTTTAATTTTTCGTTCTATTCCTTaatattttctttctttgggCTTATGAGTGGTATTGCAATTATGTACCGTGATGAGTACTTGAAAATTAAAAACTGGCCAAAGGATGCAATTACAAGCAGCGAAAAAAATAAGCATTACTTGAAATAGGAGTCAATGTTAATTATGCATCCAAGGATAAGACAATTACAACGGCATGACCAGATGGATTATGATTAGAGATACATATGCATGCTCATGTGAAATAGAAAAACAAGAGAAAGTCAAGTAAGAGAGGTATTAGATGGTGCCAAAAATTGTGCTTTGTATTCAAGGTAAATCTTTCAAAACTTTCAATTAGGAAGATTCAGAAGATTGTGATGAACTCTAAATTGTGTATCAAACAAAAAAATGTTATTCTTTTTTCAAGTATGGGGACAACCAAACAAAAAGCAAGAGTTTGAACGACAAATCCTTTTTATTTTCCTTTGCTCTTTATTTTTACTCCTTTTCTAATGCAAGCTTTTATTTTCATTATCATGTTACTTCTATTTTTTACGCATTTGCAATATAAATTCTGTTTTATTTGTAGAAGAGAATATATTCTAGGGCCGCGCGGTCAAATTCACTAGTaataaaggaaaagaaatcttCATGTTTCTTCATTTGATATTGAACCAATCAGAATCCTGAATTCCCGACATCGGAAGCTTTGGGGTATCCATTATACTCCAACTTGACATTCAACGTCGCACATATAGCTCTAAATTTCAACCTCAATGAGTCCACAATATCAGTTGCAGACTCGTTTTCCGGTTCAGAAATGGGATACTTTTGGAGCAACTCATCCATCTGTTTGATGCTTTTCTGTACACGTGACGAAAAACAGTTTGGTTGTACTAAAATTGCAGCATTCCAGACATCAATGCAACCTCTGTAAAAACCTAATTCCTCACCTGTTTCGAACCCTGTTTTGAGCCCCACATCGCGCCCTTCATCTCTACCAGAGGCTAGGCCGTTGGAGTAGCCTTCGGAGTAGCCTTCGTTGTAGTGTGTGTCCTCTAAATTCAGTGATGAGTCGAAAATGTCTTCAGTTGAATTAGGCTGGTGAGAACTCATGGTGCTTTACCAATACTTTCAGATGGAAGAATACCTTAGATTGTTGTGGAAGAACAAATTGAAACCTGAAATTGTCAAATTTTGGTTGTTACATACCACTCAATTTAAGGTAATTGAGCCAAAACTAAGAAAAACTAATAAAGTCAATCCACCTTTAACTCCAAATATTTTATTTGTAAGGATTGGGAAATCTCAAGACTACTAACAAATAGGCCTGGTCATCTGGTTTATTACCAAGTCAACAGCATAATGCCACCTGATAAGTGaatatattttgattttgatgaccaatttttttttgtgttcgaTTTACAATTTGGACCAACCCAAAGGCTTGAATCGATTTTCACCAGGAAAGGGAAGGGGAGAGGTAGGGGTCTCCATATTAGCATATAAAGTTGAATTGGCACAACAAAAAAGAGAAACGACCGTACACAATGACTTTCAAATCCTGACTTAGACAATCGTACCACCAAACTCTATGGATACTTTAATACCATAAAGCATATCAAAAACTAGGACACGACAAGAAACTTAATAGCATTTCAATGGTTAACGGCATAAAAGACTTCTGCTGAATTCAAGAGGAATTATCAGCAGCTGTTCAAACATTCAATTACAAATAAGGGTAAAGTGTGTGGATCTACATCCTACAGAGCCATGGATATTGGCAAGTTTGTATTCCAGGACTGTTTGCATCTGGAATTACCAGATGCAGACAATGGCTAAATCTTTCGAGGTTACTGAATTACCAGTTAGGTCAGCAAAGTTTATGGCACGCAAGCAATGGGTTTTTGCCTGTGCTGATGATATGTACAGTCGTTTATACAATTACAATACCATGGACAAGATCAAAGTATTCGAAGCGCACACTGATTATATTACGTGTGTGGCTGTTCATCCTACTCTACCATGTGTGCTGTCATCTTCTGATGACATGCTTATCTATGGGACTGGGAGAAAGGATGGCTATGCTCTCAAATTTTTCAGGGTCATTCCCATTATGTGATGCAAGTCACATTTAATCGAAAGACACCAATACATTTGCCAGTGCATCTCTTGATCAGACTATAAAGATTTGGAACCCTGGCTACCCTGACCCAAACTTCACATTGGATGCGCATCTAAAAGGGGTTAATTGTGTTTACTCTTTTGCTGGTTGTGACAAACCTTATATGATAACTGGTTCTGATGACCATACTGCTAAGGTGTGGGACTATCAGACTAAAAGTTGTGTCCAGACTCTTGAAGGCCATACGCACAATGTCTCTGCTGTATGTTTTGATCCTGCTCTTCCTATTATAATTATGGGGTATGAAGATGGTACAGTTCGTATGTGGCATGCAACCACTTATAGACTTGAAAACACTTTGAGTTATGGCCTTGAAAGAGTTTGGGCAGTTGATTACATGAGAAGGACAAGAAGGGTTGGTATAGGTTATGATGAGGGAACTATCATGGTAAAAATTGGCCGAGAAGAACCAGTTGCCCAGCACACAATGAAGTGCAAACTGTCAACATCGAgacagtgtgtgtgtgtgtgttggggggggggggggggattacgAGGTTACTGATGGAGAAAAGCTGCCTTTGGCTGTCAAGGAATTGGGAACTTGTCACCTCTATCTACAAAGCTTGAAGCATTATCCAAATGGAAGGTCTGTTGTTTGTGGAGATGGAGAGTATATC
Protein-coding sequences here:
- the LOC132618888 gene encoding G-type lectin S-receptor-like serine/threonine-protein kinase LECRK3; the encoded protein is MDFVAVFLVGLLLFPLSAIAQSYQNVSLGSSLTTSDVTTFWPSPSGEFAFGFQRIGNGSGFLLAIWFNKITEKTIVWSANKNSLAPDGSKVQLSTNGRLVLTDPNGRKMWARPRAIAELAYGAMLDNGNFVLATSSSATAWQSFNKPTDTILRGQVLNLDNSLVSSFSDTNSSIGRFKFILQTDGNLVLYKVNYPAVDVTDAYWVTSSVGSGYQVIFNQSGYIFLQAKNGTLLNSIFSNGENPGTQSMYHRAILEYDGVFRHYVYPKTSSGMQMEWSTLYYVPENICLAISQDIGGGACGFNSLCSVVDRRPRCDCPLGYMLNDPNDKLGSCRRNFSEQDCNRESIEVEAFTFQEINNTNWPDSDYESYGGVSEDWCKQNCLSDCFCVVAIYSGNNICWKKRYPLSNGRKDPTVVGKALIKIRKDNSTMGSSTCQKRKKKNQSTLVISGSVLLASSIFMNLIALLYVFKFKGKKPKKIVVVP
- the LOC132619545 gene encoding G-type lectin S-receptor-like serine/threonine-protein kinase LECRK1 translates to MVTKGEEEFVAEVNSINRTNHKNLVQLLGFCNEGQHRLLVYEYMKTGSIEHLLFKDSRLSWSKWVQVAIDTAKGLGYLHEECSTQIIHCDIKPQNVLLDESLTAKIAYFGMAKLLRKNQTRTTTRIRGTRGYVAPEWFKKVPINVKVDVYSFGVLLLELICCRKNYEQEVENENEIILVEWALDCYKRNELHLLVDNDEEALVDIKRFEKFLMVAIWCIQEIPALRPSMNKVILMLEGSVEVSIPPDPFSFINFV
- the LOC132616708 gene encoding uncharacterized protein LOC132616708, with the protein product MSSHQPNSTEDIFDSSLNLEDTHYNEGYSEGYSNGLASGRDEGRDVGLKTGFETGEELGFYRGCIDVWNAAILVQPNCFSSRVQKSIKQMDELLQKYPISEPENESATDIVDSLRLKFRAICATLNVKLEYNGYPKASDVGNSGF